The nucleotide window AAACTGATCTTGATCACTGCCATCCTCGTTCCCGTCTCCACCTGGGCCGGAGGGCTGCCCCTGCTCCGGGAAGCTTATGTGTTTATACTGGTTTTCTGCGCTTTTTTTTCTGCCTGCCTGGGATTCCCCAACATGGTCATCGCCATGGGAGTCATGATCATAAACCTCTTGGCCATTGGTTCACCAGAACCTTTACTCCAAGGAGTTTTCAGAACCATGGCCGTGCTGCTCGGGGGTGGTGCCGCCTATGGGGTCAGCTTCCACATCTGGCCGGTTCACCCGGAAACAGTCCTCCGCAAGGCCGGTGTGGTGGCCCTCACCGACCTTGCTGATTTTTTCCGGGTGGTGACAAAAAAAATCCAAGGCCGCAGCCTGAAACGCAAAGTATTCCGACTCCAGGATAGAACCACAACTTCCTTGCGCCGCTACCGACAAATTATGGAAGCCATGAACCTGGACCCCATGAAAGAACTTGAAAACAACCAAGGCCCCACGGCCCTCTACGGCATGCTGATCCGTCTGAAAACCGCTATCGTGGGCTTGGACAGAAACAGTCGGATACATGAGAACCGCCTCCTTTCAGGAGAAGTCAAGACCGCCTTCTCAAACCTGGCAGCACAAGCATCGATAGCCTTTGACAAGCTTGTCAATCTTCTGGAAGGAACCTCAAAAAACCGGCCCCAATCCCTGGAAAACGCCTTGGACCATCTTGAAAACCAGCTTCTGAAACTTGGAGCCTACAAAAGGGGGGATGACATGAAAGAAGAATTCCTGGAAGCGTGGGGGGCCATCCACGCCCTGCGGCACCTGAACCTTGAAATGGAAAACATGGCCCGATTAAAACCCCTGGAGCAAACACCATGACCACCCCCGCGATTGTCAAACTCAGAAAAGAACTGCGCTTCAACTCTCCGGTGTTCCGGCATGCTTTAAGGTCCGCCTTTGCCGTGACCCTCGCCATTGCCGCTTCCCATATTCTGAACCTGCACCACGGCATCTGGCTGCCCATCAGCGTTCTGGTGATCATGCGGCCTTCCCTGGGCGGAACCCTTCGCATCGGATGGAACCGATTGCTTGGAACCGTTATAGGGGCCTCCATCGGCATCGGCATGCTCCTATCCCTTGGTGAGCATCACGGCATTTTGATCCCCCTGATCCTGGCGGCTCTGTTCCTTACCTTGTTTTTAAAAGTCTACAATTACACCGCGTATATCACGGCCCTCACCACCATGGTGGTGCTGGCCCTGGGCCTCATCATGCCCATGGGCTGGAAACTTGGAATGGTAAGGATTCTGGACACCTTCCTGGGCGTCGGAATCGGTGTGGGATGTGCCTTTCTTCTGTGGCCCACCCGGGCCAGAAAATCCATCCGTCGGGAAACAAAAAAAACCCTATGTGCCCTGGAAAAGCATTTTTCCCTCCTGGCAGATCACTATCTTTCGGGACAAACCGGTAACGACAGCGTCATCCCCTCCCGCATCAAGGTCAATGAGCAACTTGCCGAATGCCGGGAATCCTTCAGGGAAGCCGCCGCAGAACCTGGACTCAGCAGCGCCCAGCGCCAGGAACTGTCCCGTCTTTTAAGAACCTTTTCACGCATCGCAGACCTTCTCTCCGCCCTGTACACGGTGATCACCCGGGCCAAGGGAAAGCCCCTGCCCGAAATCAAAAAGTATACCGCAACCCTGCTTAAAGAAACCCGGGAACTGTTTAGCTGGATGGTGAGCTATGCCGGAAGCCCTGAAACCTGCGGGGATAAACCGGACCACCGATCCGCAATTCACCGGTTTTTGATCATGGGGAGCCGGTTGAGAAGCATAGGCACCTTTGACAAGGTTCCTCTCCAAAGGCGAAATAACATCTCTGCCCTGGTCTGGAATATACGGACAATCGGGGCGGAACTGGACCTGGCCCATGAACGGATTACGGCCCTTCGAAAAGGCCGGAAAAATTAAATTTAGAAAGAAAAGCTGCTGCGCTAAACATTCGGAAAACAGTTAAATCTTCCCTTTCCGCCGGCAGGCAGCGAAAAGGGAACAAAATTATGATTTAATTTTATTTGCAGCAGCCTGAATCACAGCCACAATTGGAATCAGAACCGCCATCGGAATCGGAACCACAGCCTGAATCACAGCCACACCCGGAACCGCAGCCATGGAAATCGGGTTCAAGCCCTGTTTCAACAATGGTAATATCAAACTCAAGGGTTTTGCCGGCCAGGAAATGGTTGATATCCATTTTGACCGATTCTTCCCCAATTTCGGCAACAATCGCAGGAACAGGCTGTCCCTGGGGATCTTGAAGTTCAAGCTGTAAGCCTTTCTCCAAGGGAATTTCTTCAGGAAAATGCATTTTGGGGATGTCCACATAATGCTCTTCATTTCTAAGGCCGTAACCATCTTCCGGTTTAATCACCACAGTCTTTTTTTCACCGACTTTCATACCGATAACCGCCTGGTCAAATCCCTTGATCAGCATGCCTGAGCCAACTGTGAACTTTAAAGGAGTTTGTCCTTGCGATGAATCAAATACTTTGCCGGTTTGAAATTTACCCGTATAGTCAACCGATATGGTATCCCCCGATTTTACTGTGTCTGTCATTTTTCAATCCTTCAGGGGAATCTCCCCTTTTTTAAGGTCTTTGGTTTTAAACTCAAAGCCCTATAAGATAATATAAAACTTGCATCTGTCCACCTTATTATTATATTTTCGGCTATAATTTAAAAAAACGGTTATGTATCCATCAAACAAAAACCTTTGCAAAAGGAGTCATTATGGAGCTGATTAAAATTATTATTGCGGTTATTCTTCCGCCACTGGGCGTGTTTTTACAGGTCGGCATCGGCAAGCATTTCTGGCTTAATATCATTTTAACTATTTTAGGTTACCTCCCTGGTATCGTCCATGCGATATGGGTTATTGCAAAAAACAAATAACACCCTGAATTCCCAACAACTCCGGGCCATAATAATGCAAGGCCCGGAGCCGTCACATCCTGTTTATTTTGATTCCATACATCTTAAATATTAAGACCATTATCATGGACTTCAATCTTTTATATGCCAAGACTAAAAGAAAATAAATATATAATTTTGTTTGCCTTGACTAACAAATATTCGGTCTTAATTTATCAAACATATAGTAAACACCACACGGGGAATAAACTTCCCTTTATATATAAGCGAAACTCAAAAAAAGAGGATACTGAAATGAAAAATATGCCATCAAGAGACATCACCGGAAAATGCAAAGAAGGTGAATGCAGAAATTTAGTCAGGGAAGGCGAAGAAAAACGCCAGAAAGAACTTAAAGCCTATGCCTACAGTGGAGGATCAACCAAAAGTGTTCCATGGGCAAAATCCAGAAATGAAGCACCAGGATTTTATGGCGGCCATGTATGATTTATAACCGCTGAAAAACAAACAAAGACCATCTAATTTTCCTCACAAAAAAGCCTTAAAGCAGCCCTGGAATTAAGGGCTGCTTTTTATTTTTACACGCTGTCGGGACTTCATCATGCCTGATACACAGTCACTTCTTTTTCAATAGAAGCTAAAAGATTTTTTTCAACTCCATTGCCAATCCTTTCTCCTGTTTGCTCATGCCTTGAAGAGACAAGTGAAATACCAGCCTTTTCATTATCCATTACTCCCAATTTCGTAATATCAGTTGCCATTTTATCAGTTGCTATTTCATTATTTTCGCCAACCAAGACAATCAAATCAGTTACAGCAACTTTCATCTGCTCTGCCTGGGCATTCATCTTTTCAGCGGATAAGGCAGATTCTTCAGCATTTGCAGCATTTTGCCGGGTTACCTGATTCAAAACGGCAACTGTCTTATTAATCTGATCAATTCCCTGGGTCTGTTCCTTAGAAGCAGCAGCAATCTCACCCAGAAGTTCTCCTACCTTAAAGACACTTATCGCCACATCAGCAAAAGCATCATTGGTTGTATTAACGAGTTCCGATCCATCTCTTACTTTTTTGACTGTGCCTTGAATCAAATCGGCTGTACCTTTAGCAGCTTCCGCAGAGCGCATGGCAAGATTTCTGACCTCATCTGCAACCACTGCAAATCCAGCTCCTGCCTCACCCGCTCTTGCAGCTTCAACCGCTGCATTAAGGGCAAGAAGATTGGTCTGAAATGCGATTTCATCAATGGTTTTTATAATTTTTTGTATCTTTTCACTTGCAGTTGAAATTTCTTCCATGGATGTCGTCACCTCTCTCATGGAATCATTGGCCTTTCCAATAACAAGAGTTGCTTCTTTCATAAGGGTATCTGCCTGGTTGGCGTTATTTGCATTTTGTCTGGTCATGGAAGACATTTCTTCAAGCGAGGAAGATGTCTGGTCCAGTGATGAAGCCTGCTCGTTAGCGTCATCAGCAAGAGATAAGCTTGCTGATGATAATTGACCGGCAGCTGCTGCCACCTGGTTCGATCCTGTAGAAAAACCGGTAATGCTGCGATTAAGGGGCTTTGTAATTGAACGGAGGATACACACACCTGCGATTACTAAAGCCAAAACAATGGAAAAGACAGCAATAACATTCATCCAAAACAGACTGTGATCAATATGAATCAACTCCTTTTCAGCATAAGACACAATTTCTTCTATGGCCGCCTGTACCTGGTTACGGATAATGTTAAGATCGTTCTCAATGGCAATTTTATTGTTCCAAAATGTACGAATTTTTTCTACCTGTTCCGGAAGAAATTCGATAGTTGCAACGGTTTGTTTGCCATAATTAAGGAGATCACTGTCTTTAATAAATTTACTGACAAGGGCGATATCTTTTTTATCTTTTTGGATCTCTGCAAAAATCTCTTTTAAACGACCGAGAAACGCTTTTTCATCCTGATGAAGAAAAAAATCCTGATTCATACTGAAAAGCAGTTGCTGCACCCAAAACATCGTGTCCTTTGCTATTTCAGCAAAATTTTTCAAATTTTCATCAATCTCTTCCACATTAATCATTGCCAGCCCGATCTCAGCATCTATTTCTTTCATGGTTGCAATGGTCTGCTCATTGAGTTGAAAAACACGTTCATCCAACTTGTCAATTTCGCTATCAAAAGAACTAACAACTTGAAAAAGATTTTTAAAACAATCATGATATTTTTTGATGAGCTTGCTTAAACCAAGAATTTCTTCTCCCTTACCCTTGATTTCATGAGTTTGCAAAACGCTAATAGATTTATCAATTTGTTTGATATATTTGTTAAGTTTATCGGCAGTTTCTTTTTCATGCTGATTTAAAAAATTTTTTTCTTCGACGATTGCGCCCATGAGCGAACTGTTTATTTCTCCGAGTCTACGAACACTCGTATTAAAACGATTAGACTTCTCAGCCAACACACGAGTGATACCGAACTGAAATCCTATCATAACAATGCCGAGAATGATCAATGCCGCAATTTTTGTCGATATTTTCATAGTGGTTTCCTTTAAATACTCAACAGACTGCTACAAAATAAAAAATCTGATTGATTTGTTCATAACATATAAGAACATTGCTATTACAACATGATGTAGACCAAATGGAGAATTTTTTAATTTTTGTAACAGCCTGTAAAAAAATATTATTTAGTAAAGACCCTCCTTTTTTTACAAGTATAATATTTATTGTATCAACTGATTGAGTTCATCAATCGTTGCCGCATCATTATAAATTCCTG belongs to Desulfobacula toluolica Tol2 and includes:
- a CDS encoding aromatic acid exporter family protein, whose protein sequence is MHKLLKPLYKKIIHPLDPAFFVTRYAAKSVLACLLALLLAFFLQLPQGLYSWCIFGAFILMLSRAGSTYRERRLVAIKLILITAILVPVSTWAGGLPLLREAYVFILVFCAFFSACLGFPNMVIAMGVMIINLLAIGSPEPLLQGVFRTMAVLLGGGAAYGVSFHIWPVHPETVLRKAGVVALTDLADFFRVVTKKIQGRSLKRKVFRLQDRTTTSLRRYRQIMEAMNLDPMKELENNQGPTALYGMLIRLKTAIVGLDRNSRIHENRLLSGEVKTAFSNLAAQASIAFDKLVNLLEGTSKNRPQSLENALDHLENQLLKLGAYKRGDDMKEEFLEAWGAIHALRHLNLEMENMARLKPLEQTP
- a CDS encoding FUSC family protein → MTTPAIVKLRKELRFNSPVFRHALRSAFAVTLAIAASHILNLHHGIWLPISVLVIMRPSLGGTLRIGWNRLLGTVIGASIGIGMLLSLGEHHGILIPLILAALFLTLFLKVYNYTAYITALTTMVVLALGLIMPMGWKLGMVRILDTFLGVGIGVGCAFLLWPTRARKSIRRETKKTLCALEKHFSLLADHYLSGQTGNDSVIPSRIKVNEQLAECRESFREAAAEPGLSSAQRQELSRLLRTFSRIADLLSALYTVITRAKGKPLPEIKKYTATLLKETRELFSWMVSYAGSPETCGDKPDHRSAIHRFLIMGSRLRSIGTFDKVPLQRRNNISALVWNIRTIGAELDLAHERITALRKGRKN
- a CDS encoding FKBP-type peptidyl-prolyl cis-trans isomerase; its protein translation is MTDTVKSGDTISVDYTGKFQTGKVFDSSQGQTPLKFTVGSGMLIKGFDQAVIGMKVGEKKTVVIKPEDGYGLRNEEHYVDIPKMHFPEEIPLEKGLQLELQDPQGQPVPAIVAEIGEESVKMDINHFLAGKTLEFDITIVETGLEPDFHGCGSGCGCDSGCGSDSDGGSDSNCGCDSGCCK
- a CDS encoding YqaE/Pmp3 family membrane protein, with the translated sequence MELIKIIIAVILPPLGVFLQVGIGKHFWLNIILTILGYLPGIVHAIWVIAKNK
- a CDS encoding methyl-accepting chemotaxis protein, which encodes MKISTKIAALIILGIVMIGFQFGITRVLAEKSNRFNTSVRRLGEINSSLMGAIVEEKNFLNQHEKETADKLNKYIKQIDKSISVLQTHEIKGKGEEILGLSKLIKKYHDCFKNLFQVVSSFDSEIDKLDERVFQLNEQTIATMKEIDAEIGLAMINVEEIDENLKNFAEIAKDTMFWVQQLLFSMNQDFFLHQDEKAFLGRLKEIFAEIQKDKKDIALVSKFIKDSDLLNYGKQTVATIEFLPEQVEKIRTFWNNKIAIENDLNIIRNQVQAAIEEIVSYAEKELIHIDHSLFWMNVIAVFSIVLALVIAGVCILRSITKPLNRSITGFSTGSNQVAAAAGQLSSASLSLADDANEQASSLDQTSSSLEEMSSMTRQNANNANQADTLMKEATLVIGKANDSMREVTTSMEEISTASEKIQKIIKTIDEIAFQTNLLALNAAVEAARAGEAGAGFAVVADEVRNLAMRSAEAAKGTADLIQGTVKKVRDGSELVNTTNDAFADVAISVFKVGELLGEIAAASKEQTQGIDQINKTVAVLNQVTRQNAANAEESALSAEKMNAQAEQMKVAVTDLIVLVGENNEIATDKMATDITKLGVMDNEKAGISLVSSRHEQTGERIGNGVEKNLLASIEKEVTVYQA